The following coding sequences are from one Vicugna pacos chromosome 19, VicPac4, whole genome shotgun sequence window:
- the PCK1 gene encoding phosphoenolpyruvate carboxykinase, cytosolic [GTP], with product MPPQISDGHSYSAKVIQGSLESLPQAVRDFVESSAKLCQPDQIHICDGSEEENQQLLGRMEEEGVIKRLKKYDNCWLALTDPRDVARIESKTVIITQEQRDTVPIPKTGVSQLGRWMSKEDFEKAFNARFPGCMKGRTMYVIPFSMGPLGSPLSKIGIQLTDSPYVVASMRIMTRMGAPVLEALGDGEFVKCLHSVGCPLPLKKPLVNNWACNPELTLIAHLPDRREIISFGSGYGGNSLLGKKCFALRIASRLAKEEGWLAEHMLILGITNPQGQKKYLAAAFPSACGKTNLAMMNPTLPGWKVECVGDDIAWMKFDSQGNLRAINPENGFFGVAPGTSVKTNPNAIKTIQRNTIFTNVAQTSDGGVYWEGIDQPLASGVRLTSWKNKEWSPEDGEPCAHPNSRFCTPASQCPIIDPAWESPEGVPIEGIIFGGRRPTGVPLVYEALSWQHGVFVGAAMRSEATAAAEHKGKVIMHDPFAMRPFFGYNFGHYLTHWLSMAQRPAAKLPKIFHVNWFRKDKDGRFLWPGFGENSRVLEWMFNRINGEGGARPTPIGYVPAEGALDLRGLGDVNVKELFHISKEFWEEEVEEIQKYLEEQVNADLPHEIKSQVLALKQRISQM from the exons ATGCCTCCTCAGATCTCAGACGGCCACAGCTACTCAGCCAAAGTCATCCAGGGCTCCCTCGAGAGCCTGCCCCAGGCCGTGAGGGATTTCGTGGAGAGCAGCGCCAAGCTGTGTCAGCCTGACCAGATCCACATCTGCGATGGCTCCGAAGAGGAGAACCAGCAGCTGCTGGGCCGCATGGAGGAAGAGGGTGTCATCAAGAGGCTGAAGAAGTACGACAACTG CTGGTTGGCTCTCACCGACCCCAGGGATGTGGCCAGAATTGAAAGCAAGACTGTCATTATTACTCAAGAGCAAAGAGATACGGTGCCCATCCCCAAAACTGGCGTCAGCCAGCTGGGTCGCTGGATGTCCAAGGAGGACTTTGAGAAGGCGTTTAATGCCCGGTTCCCAGGGTGCATGAAAG GTCGCACCATGTATGTCATCCCGTTCAGCATGGGGCCGCTGGGCTCGCCTCTGTCCAAGATCGGCATCCAGCTGACCGACTCGCCCTACGTGGTGGCCAGCATGCGCATCATGACGCGAATGGGCGCGCCTGTCCTGGAAGCGCTGGGTGATGGGGAGTTCGTCAAGTGCCTCCACTCTGTGGGCTGCCCTTTGCCTTTAAAAA AGCCTTTGGTTAACAACTGGGCCTGTAACCCAGAGCTGACGCTCATCGCCCACCTGCCCGACCGCAGAGAGATCATCTCCTTCGGGAGTGGGTACGGTGGGAACTCACTCCTTGGGAAGAAGTGCTTTGCCCTCCGGATAGCCAGCCGGCTGGCCAAGGAGGAGGGGTGGCTGGCAGAGCACATGCTG ATTCTGGGCATAACCAACCCCCAGGGCCAGAAGAAGTACTTGGCCGCTGCGTTTCCCAGTGCCTGCGGGAAGACCAACCTGGCCATGATGAACCCCACCCTCCCGGGGTGGAAAGTAGAGTGTGTGGGTGATGACATCGCCTGGATGAAGTTTGACTCACAAG GGAACTTACGGGCTATCAACCCAGAGAATGGGTTTTTTGGCGTCGCTCCTGGAACCTCTGTGAAGACAAACCCCAACGCCATTAAGACCATCCAGAGGAACACCATCTTCACCAACGTGGCCCAGACCAGCGATGGCGGCGTTTACTGGGAAGGCATCGACCAGCCACTGGCCTCGGGCGTCAGGCTCACTTCGTGGAAGAACAAGGAGTGGAGCCCGGAGGATG GGGAGCCTTGCGCCCACCCCAACTCGCGCTTCTGCACCCCTGCCAGCCAGTGCCCCATCATTGACCCAGCCTGGGAGTCTCCGGAAGGCGTGCCCATCGAGGGCATCATCTTCGGAGGGCGCCGACCTACAG GTGTCCCTCTGGTCTATGAAGCTCTCAGCTGGCAGCATGGAGTGTTTGTGGGGGCGGCCATGAGGTCGGAGGCCACGGCAGCTGCAGAGCACAAGG GCAAAGTCATCATGCACGACCCCTTCGCCATGCGGCCCTTCTTTGGCTACAACTTTGGCCACTACCTGACCCACTGGCTCAGCATGGCCCAGCGCCCAGCAGCCAAGCTGCCCAAGATCTTCCACGTCAACTGGTTCCGGAAGGACAAGGACGGCAGGTTCCTGTGGCCGGGCTTCGGCGAGAACTCCCGGGTGCTGGAGTGGATGTTCAATCGCATCAACGGGGAAGGCGGCGCCAGGCCCACTCCCATCGGCTACGTCCCCGCGGAAGGCGCCCTGGATCTGCGGGGCCTGGGGGATGTCAACGTGAAGGAGCTCTTCCACATCTCCAAGGAGTtctgggaggaggaggtagaAGAGATCCAGAAGTACTTGGAGGAGCAAGTGAATGCTGACCTCCCCCACGAGATCAAGAGCCAGGTCCTGGCCCTGAAGCAAAGGATCAGCCAGATGTAA